A DNA window from Bos mutus isolate GX-2022 chromosome 11, NWIPB_WYAK_1.1, whole genome shotgun sequence contains the following coding sequences:
- the OR5C1 gene encoding olfactory receptor 5C1 has product MTPENFTWTWGAPAEFILLGITDRWDLRLTLFLIFLPVYLVSLLGNAGMVLLIHIDAQLHTPMYFFLANLSLLDACYSSAIGPKMLVDQLLPRASIPYAACVLQMFLFTGLADAECCLLAAMAYDRYVAIGNPLLYTTAMSRRLCLVLLGASGLGGAVSTVVHTTFTFRLSFCGSREVNSFFCDIPPLLAISCNDTSLNELLLFAVCGFIQTATVSAIAVSYGFIAGAVIRMRSAESRWRAASTCGSHLTGVAMLYGTLIFMYLRPSSSYALDTDKMASVFYTLVIPALNPLIYSLRNKEVKEALRRTWSRCCGPRRRHQ; this is encoded by the coding sequence ATGACACCTGAGAACTTCACCTGGACCTGGGGTGCCCCTGCTGAGTTCATCCTCCTGGGCATCACAGACCGCTGGGACCTGCGCCTGACCCTCTTCCTCATCTTCCTGCCCGTCTACCTGGTGAGCTTGCTGGGAAACGCAGGCATGGTGCTGCTGATCCACATAGACGCCCAGCTCCACacacccatgtacttcttcctggcCAACCTCTCCCTGCTAGATGCCTGCTATTCCTCAGCCATCGGCCCCAAGATGCTTGTGGACCAGCTGTTGCCTCGCGCCAGCATCCCTTACGCAGCCTGTGTTCTCCAAATGTTCCTGTTCACAGGGCTGGCCGATGCCGAGTGTTGCCTGCTGGCagccatggcctatgaccgctacgtGGCCATCGGAAACCCTCTTCTCTACACCACGGCCATGTCCCGGCGTCTGTGCCTGGTCTTGCTGGGAGCCTCCGGCCTGGGCGGGGCAGTGAGCACCGTGGTCCACACGACCTTCACCTTCCGCCTGAGCTTCTGCGGCTCCCGGGAGGTGAACAGCTTCTTCTGCGATATTCCCCCCCTGCTGGCCATCTCCTGCAACGACACCAGTCTCAATGAACTCCTCCTCTTCGCCGTCTGTGGCTTCATCCAGACAGCCACCGTGTCGGCCATCGCCGTGTCCTACGGGTTCATCGCCGGCGCTGTGATCCGCATGCGCTCGGCCGAGAGCCGGTGGCGAGCAGCCTCGACCTGTGGCTCCCACCTCACGGGTGTGGCCATGCTGTACGGGACACTCATCTTCATGTACCTGCGTCCCAGCTCCAGCTACGCCCTGGACACTGATAAGATGGCCTCCGTGTTCTACACCCTTGTCATCCCAGCTCTCAACCCGCTCATCTACAGCCTCCGCAACAAAGAGGTCAAGGAGGCGCTCAGAAGGACTTGGAGCCGATGCTGCGGTCCACGGCGGAGGCACCAGTGA